A window of Melopsittacus undulatus isolate bMelUnd1 chromosome 2, bMelUnd1.mat.Z, whole genome shotgun sequence contains these coding sequences:
- the LOC117435879 gene encoding LOW QUALITY PROTEIN: oligodendrocyte transcription factor 2 (The sequence of the model RefSeq protein was modified relative to this genomic sequence to represent the inferred CDS: deleted 1 base in 1 codon), protein MDSDASLVSSRPSSPEPDDLFLTARNKGSGGGFTGGTVSSSTQSDSPPELSAELRSAMSAAGVVVVDKLGFKSSSSSSSSSSSSSSKKDKKQMTEPELQQLRLKINSRERKRMHDLNIAMDGLREVMPYAHGPSVRKLSKIATLLLARNYILMLTNSLEEMKRLVSEIYGGHHAGFHPAACPGGMGAHSAPLPGHPGHPASHPVHHPILPPAAVSSASLPGSGLSAVSSIRPPHGLLKSPSAAAAAAPLGSGFQHWGGMPCPCSMCQVSAPPHHHVSGMGTASLPRLATDTK, encoded by the exons ATGGACTCGGACGCCAGCCTGGTCTCCAGCCGCCCGTCCTCCCCAGAGCCCGATGACCTCTTCCTCACGGCCAGGAATAAAGGCAGCGGCGGGGGCTTCACGGGCGGCACCGTGTCCAGCTCCACGCAGAGCGACTCCCCGCCGGAGCTGAGCGCCGAGTTGCGCAGCGCCATGAGCGCTGccggggtggtggtggtggacaAGCTGGGCTTCAAGTCCTcgtcttcatcctcctcctcgtCCTCCTCGTCCTCCTCCAAGAAGGACAAGAAGCAGATGACGGAGCCGGAGCTCCAGCAGCTGCGGCTGAAGATCAACAGCCGGGAGCGCAAGAGGATGCACGACTTGAACATCGCCATGGACGGGCTGCGGGAGGTTATGCCTTATGCCCATGGCCCGTCGGTGCGCAAGCTCTCCAAGATCGCCACGCTCCTCCTGGCTCGCAACTACATCCTAATGCTCACCAACTCCCTGGAGGAGATGAAGCGCCTCGTCAGCGAGATTTACGGCGGGCACCACGCCGGCTTCCACCCCGCCGCCTGCCCCGGCGGCATGGGCGCCCACTCCGCCCCGCTGCCCGGCCACCCGGGCCACCCGGCCTCGCACCCAGTGCAccaccccatcctgccccccGCCGCTGTCTCCAGCGCTTCCCTGCCGGGCTCCGGCCTCTCGGCCGTCAGCTCTATCCGG CCCCCCCATGGGCTCCTCAAGTCTCCCTcggccgccgccgctgccgccccTCTGGGCAGCGGCTTCCAGCACTGGGGGGGGATGCCCTGCCCCTGCAGCATGTGTCAGGTGTCGGCCCCGCCGCACCACCACGTCTCCGGCATGGGCACCGCCAGCCTCCCCAGATTAGCCACTGACACCAAATGA